The window TCTTGGCAAGTCGATGGTTCAAAACCTGGAAGCGTTGAAATTTGCCAATCCGGCGCTGCAAGCGCTATGGAACCATCAACATATTGCCAATGTCCAAATTACGGCCAGTGAAACGGTGGGAGTGGAAGAAAGAGCCGGCTATTATGATCAAGCGGGCGCTATTCGAGACATGGTTCAAAATCACATGATGCAGTTGGTGATGATGACGGCCATGCAGCTGCCCAACCGCTTTAGCGCCGAAGACATTCGCAAGGAGAAAAGAAAGGTCTTGGAAAACCTTCGTCCATTGCGGAAAGAAGACGTCCGCCAACACGTCGTTCGCGGACAATATGGACCGGGGGAGATTCAAGGGGAACCTGTTGTAGGGTATACAGAAGAGCCGGGCATTCCGCCTTCTTCCACGAACGATACGTTTGTGGCGACACGCTTATGGATTGACAACGATGCTTGGCGGGGAGTCCCTTTTTATATCCGTACGGGAAAAAGAATGAAGGAAAAATCGACCCGCATTGTCCTTGAATTTAAACATTCGCATACGGTTGAATCTCAACAAGCGGAGCCAAACTTATTAGTGATTCATGTCAATCCGGTGGAAGGCGTCTCGTTCCAACTCAATCGGAAAAATCCGGTCCACCGCGATCAAATCGAACCGGTCCAAGTCGATTTTTCGGCGAATCAGAAGGATGTACCCGAAGCGTATGAACTGTTGCTGTTCGATGCTTTGCTTGGGGACTCGACGTTCTTCGCTCATTGGAAAGAAGTAGAGTTGTCTTGGAAATGGGTTCAACCGATTTTAGAAGCCTTTGAAGAAAATCTGGTTCCTCTCCATTCCTATCCTTCCGGTTCCATGGGGCCGGAGGCCTCTCAACAATTATTGGCAGAGGACGGATTTCGTTGGTAGTAAAACCAATAGGCGGGGGGTTCCCCGCATGATGAAAAGAAAATCAGAAACTACGATTGGAAAACAAGTGAAGGAGGGTATTTAGATGAAAATTGGATTAATCGGTTTAGGAAAAATGGGGCTGAATTTAGGCCAAAACTTAATCGACCATCGCCACGAAGTGGTGGCGTATGACGTCAATCCCAAGGCGGTGGAAGAAATCCAAAAATATGGCGCTCAAGGAACTTCCAGCTTACAAGAATTGGTGGACTCGTTGGAAAAGCCAAGAATTGTCTGGATCATGGTGCCGCATGGTGTGGTAGATTCCGTCCTCAGCGACCTTAAGCCACTTTTGGAAAAAGACGATATTGTCATCGAAGCGGGGAATTCCCACTATAAAGAGTCGATTCGTCGCTACAACGAGTTCAAAGAAGCGGGCATCCGCTTCATGGATGCCGGTACTTCCGGAGGCATGGAAGGAGCTCGCCATGGGGCTTGTTATATGGTAGGGGGAGATCCCGAAGCTTGGAAGATCGTGGAACCGATTTTCCGGGATACCGCTGTGGAAAACGGCTATTTATATGCCGGTAAACCGGGTAGCGGCCACTTCTTGAAAATGGTCCACAACGGCATTGAATACGGGATGATGGCCGCCATTGGAGAAGGATTTGAAGTGTTGGAGAAAAGCGACTTTGATTTTGACTACGAAAAAGTCGCGAGAGTATGGAACAATGGGTCCGTCATTCGTTCCTGGCTGATGGAATTAACCGAACGCGCCTTCTCGAAAGATGCGAAATTAGACGGCATCAAAGGCGTGATGCACTCTTCCGGTGAAGGAAAATGGACGGTGGAAACGGCTCTGGATTTACAAACGGCCACACCGGTTATCGCCCTGTCTTTATTGATGAGATATCGTTCGCTCGAAAACGATACCTTTACAGGAAAAGTCGTCGCCGCTTTGCGCAATGAATTTGGCGGACATGCGGTGGAAAAAGCAAGCGGCAAATAAAGAACCATGATAAAAGGAAAGATTTTAACATCTGACCTGATCAATGGAGAACAATTTCAAGAAAAGGGGAGTAGGCTATGTCCATTTCTTTTGATTACTCAAATGCATTATCCTTTATGAAACAAAGCGAAATCGAAAATCTCAGCGAATTTGTCAAAGTCGCTCATACGATGATTCATGAAAAGAAGGGACCCGGCTCTGATTTTCTGGGCTGGGTGGACTTGCCGTTCCGGTATGATCGGGACGAATTTGCGCGCATCAAACAAGCGGCGGAGAGAATTCGAAGCCACTCGGATGCTTTGGTGGTCATCGGCATCGGAGGCTCTTACTTGGGGGCAAGGGCAGCGATTGAAGCGTTGTCCCATAGCTTCCATAACCAAATGAACGATCAGACTCAAATTTATTTTGCCGGCTACAATATCAGTTCGACTTATATGGCTCATTTACTGGAGCTGTTGGAAGGAAAAGACATCTCCGTCAACGTGATTTCGAAATCCGGAACTACGACCGAACCGGCGATTGCTTTCCGGATTTTCCGGGACTACATGGAGAAAAAATACGGAAAAGAAGAAGCGAAAAAACGGATTTTCGTCACCACCGACAAGGAAAAAGGCGCCTTGAAAAAATTGGCCGATCAAGAAGGATATGAAACCTTTGTCATTCCGGACGATGTCGGGGGAAGATATTCGGTTTTAACCGCTGTCGGTCTCTTGCCGATCGCCGTAGCCGGACTGAACATTGATCAAATGATGGAAGGAGCCGCTGCGGCTGCACGCAAATACAATCATCCGGATCTTTTAACCAATGAAAGCTATCAATATGCCGCGGTGCGAAACATTCTGTACCGGAAAGGAAAGGCCATCGAATTGCTGGTGAATTATGAGCCTTCCCTTCATTGTGTATCCGAATGGTGGAAACAGCTGTTTGGAGAAAGCGAAGGAAAAGATCAAAAAGCGCTTTTCCCGGCATCGGTTGATTTTTCCACGGACTTGCATTCCATGGGTCAATACGTTCAAGAAGGCCGTCGCCTTCTGATCGAAACGGTCTTGCAAGTGAAGAAACCGCGAATCGAAGTCACCATCCAAGAAGATCCGGATAATATCGATGGATTAAACTTCTTGGCCGGTAAAACGATGGATGAAGTGAATAAAAAAGCGTTCCAAGGGACTTTATTGGCTCATGTCGACGGGGAAGTGCCGAACCTGGTAGTGGAACTGGACGAAATGAATGAATTCACTTTCGGAGAAATGGTGTACTTCTTTGAGAAAGCTTGTGCCATCAGCGGACACTTGCTGGGTGTGAACCCATTCGATCAACCGGGAGTGGAAGCCTATAAAAAGAATATGTTTGCGCTGCTTGGAAAACCGGGATTTGAAGCAGAAAGAGAAACGCTGATGAAACGGTTGTCCAAATAATTTATTGAGTGAAATAGACACTGTTGTTGATAAAAGTGCAGGAAACAAGAGAGGGAGCGAAGTCAAATCGCTCCCTCTCTTTTACTTTTTTCGATAATCTATTTTGAAATTGGAAAATTTTATCTGGTGACCATCACTGAACGGCAGAAAATACTTCTATCCAATTAATGTTGTAATTTTGGCAATAAAGAGAATATTGTTATATGATAAAAGCACATCGACTGGAGTGAATGGAATGATATGATATGGAGACTAAAAACACATTTTTGTATTTGCTGAAAGAAAACAAAGAATTTAAAAAATTGTTTTATGGACAAACTTTTAGTGTATTGGGAGATTGGTTTCAAACGATCGCCTTATTAGGATTCGTGTATTCTGAAACAAAATCTACTTTTCTGTTAGCTCTTACGTTCATCAGTAAAGGATTGCCTCAGCTGATTTTGAGCCCCTTTATCGGATATTTCGTTGACCGTTACAGCAAAAAGAAGATTATGTTTTATACAGACATCATTCGGGGAGTCATTGTTCTAGGTTTTTTACTCGCCTATAAATTTATTTGGATTATTTTCATACTGAATATTTTATTATCGATTTTACAAACTTTATTTGAGCCTGCCAGACAAGGAGCAGTGAAATATACAGTAAAAAAAGAACAAATAGTGATTGCCAATTCGTTGTCCAGTACGATGAATGGATTCATGTCTGTCGTTGGCGCTTCTTTAGGGGGAATGGTTGCAGAACTGTTGAGTATACAAACGGCATTTATAATAAACAGTTTTTCTTTTTTTCTTTCTGCATGGTTTATTTATTCGAGTAAAATACCGCATAATCTTGAAAAGAATACAACCAATCGTTTTTATAAGGATATAAAGGAAGGGTATCAGTTTATCATCCATCATAAAATCATTCTTACTTTAATATTGGTAGGCATGTCATGGGGAGTGATTGGCGGAGCTTATCAATTATTTTTAACCTATTATGCTGAAGAGGTTTTTCATGCAGGAAGTACAGGAATCGGCCTATTATATACGATACAAGGAATCGGAATGATAGGCGGAGGCATCATCGTTAAAAATTTCATTGGCAGCGATGATCATAAGATGAAGAAGGCATTCGGATTAGCCTATCTTTTTCAAGGAGTCTTTTTCTTATTTTTTGTTTTGTCTTCTACTGTTTATGTTGGATGTATGATGTTGTTGTTTATGAGAATGGCAGGAGGAGTCATTATTCCTCTTGATACTACTTTCATTCAAAACTACACGGATGATGACAAGATCGGCAAGGTTTTTTCTTTACATTATTCCATCTATAGTTCACTGATTAACTTGTCTATGTTTGTTTCAGGAATATTATTAGAAAGGATCTCTCCTAAAGTTTTTGGAGTATTTTTAGGAATGCTTTGCATCTTCATTAGCTTGATATGGTTATACATGTATTACTTTCATAAATTGGACGAAGATCAGAATTTGAATCAGTCTGCGAGTTCCCGTTGATATCGTTTGGCCATTTTCGTTTAATCTCATCTTTACAAGTAAAAAACCAATTCCTACTTGACACATAGGATTAATTAAATTAATATAATCTCAAATAATATGCCGACTAGACAACTAGAGGCTTTCAATTCAAACAATACTTTGAATTGAAAGCCTCTTTTTTTAATGTTTGATGAAAAAATTTTATTTTTAGAAAGGACGTGAGATATAAAATATATTCAGATTTTTAAGAAAAATAGATTCATAAAATGGAAGAGTTGTTAAAGGCATATAAGGAGAAAGGCTATTTTTCGCAGCAAATGTCGAAAGGCAGTGAAAAGAATGTATGCAGTTGTTTGTTCGGAAACTGAAATCCTTACTGGATTCAAAAGCAAACATATCATCATGATATTTTCATCCTTGGCTGGTGGGGGAAGGTCCCGTGAATTTTCATAACTTCGATCGATTCCGGTAATTCTCTTCAACCCCCAATGGATGATAAGCGAAAAAACATTGGCTATGAATCGAGGAATATCCGATCACTAGTGATTACCCTGATAGAAATGTTAGGCAGCAGATCAAAAGAACGCAAACAGTTAGGAGGAAATCTAATGACAAAAAAAAGAATGTATTTAAATGCTTTTGACATGAATTGTGCAGGACATCAATCTCCGGGTTTATGGACGCATCCGAAAGATAAATCTTCCACCTATAAAGATGCGGAATATTGGACACATTTAGCCAAGGTATTAGAAAGAGGACGATTTGATGCGATCTTTCTGGCAGATGTTTTAGGGACTTATGATGTTTATCAAGGATCGCGTGATCCGGCGGTACGTCAAGGGGCACAGGTTCCTGTTAATGATCCGGCGTTTGTTGTTCCTATCATGGCTCAAGTGACCAAACATTTAGGCTTTGGACTAACAGTATCCACAACTTACGAACATCCTTACATATTTGCCAGACGTATGTCCACTTTGGATCATTTGACAAAAGGGCGCATCGGCTGGAATATTGTGACCTCTTATTTAAACAGTGCCGCTGTTAATATCGGATTGGATCAACAAATCAGCCATGACGAACGCTATGAAATCGCGGATGAGTATATGGAAGTGGTTTATAAACTGTGGGAAGGCAGCTGGGAGGATGATGCAGTCGTATTGGACAAAGAAAACAAGCTTTATACCGATCCTGAGAAAGTACATGACATTCGACACGAAGGAAAATATTATAAGGTGCCAGGAGCACACTTATGTGAACCTTCACCGCAAAGGACGCCGGTCATTTTTCAAGCCGGGGCTTCCAAAAGAGGCCGCCAATTTGCGGCCAAACATGCTGAACTTGTGTTTATCAGCGTTCCAACCGAACAAATTGGTAAAACATATGTGGAAGCATTGCGTGAAGAAGCGAAAAATGCCGGCCACAATTCGGAGGAAATCAAAATTCTTTCTTTATTTACTCCGATTATTGGACGTACACAAGAAGAAGCAGAAGCGAAGTTTCGTGAGTATCAAAGCCATGTCAGTTATGAAGGCGGATTGGCATTGTTGGGCGGATGGACTGGTGTAGATTTTTCCAGATATGCCCCGGATGACAAAATTGAATACGTTAAAAACGATGCGATACATTCAGCGATCGAGACATTTACAAAAATTGATCCAACGAAACAATGGACGGTCAGAGAAGTCGCTGAATTTGTAGGAATAGGTGGAATGGGAAAAGTTGCGGTTGGAACTCCTGAAAAAATTGCGGATGAGATGGAACGATGGATGGATGAAACGGGAGTTGACGGCTTTAATATCGCTTATGCGGTGACACCGGGTACATTTGAAGAATTTGTAGATGATGTAATTCCGATTTTACAAAATCGAGGTCTTGTGCGGAAGGAATATGAGGAAGGCACTTTCCGGAAAAACTTATTTGGATACGACCATTTGCCGGACCATCACCCGGGACGCCAGTATCGAAATCGTTTTTCTTTTCAAAGGAGTACATAAGCATTGTTTCACCAAAACTATTAGAGGGAGCGCAATCACTCCCTCTATAAAGAATATGCTTTATAATGGAAATTAATTCAGCGGCTAAAACCTCGACTCAAAACATAACGAAAGGGGCTCGATTCAATAGACTATGGACAGACGTTTGATCCTCCTTTTAATCTTCTGTTAAAGCAGGGAAATGAGGAAGGATGTATTCGCCTAGTTCTTCAATGACTTCTTCAACCGGACGTCGTCCATATTTCAAATTGATGATGATATGATTGACTCCCACGTCGTTTAGTGCTTGCAAAAATTCAATCAGAAAGTTGCGTCCGATTCTAAATCCAAGATGGATCGGGATAGGTACATGATTCGGATCCTCTGTCAAATCAATATAAAGAGATTGAGTAAAAGGCTTAAATTCATCTGTTAGAGACCGCCAATTTTTAATCAGTTCCGCTTGGTAATGAAGTGGTCGCGGATAATAAATCCATCCATCGCTGTTTGCTGCAATCCATTCAGGAGATTGAGAACTATGACCGGTTACCATCACCGGAATGGAGGATAAATTCGGCTTTGGTAAAAGGTCTCCGTTCATTAGGTCGACCCGGGAAGTATGAATTCTAGGGAAATTTTTTGCCCATACTTCTCTCATGACCGCAATAGATTCTTGAAATAAAGTACCGCGATCATTTGCATCTACCGAAAAAGCCGGAAATTCAATAGGGCGGTCGCCTGTTGCCACACCGAGAATGAGTCGTTCACCGGAAAGTTTGTCAACAGAAGCTGCCGCTTTTGCTACGTGGAGCGGATGGCGCAATGTTAAAATAATGCTTGCGGTTCCCAGGGCAATTTTCTCTGTGTGGGCGGCTATAAATCCAAGATAAGTAAATGGATCATACATTTGGCCCACGTCGCCGAAATTAGGATCGCGTAAAGGAACGTCTCTGGCAAATACGGCGGCAAATTTTAGTTCTTCTGCTCTTTTGGCTAGTTTTATTTGCTTTTCTATATTCATTTCAGGGACGTCGCTCATATAGGATTCAATAGGGAAGAACAGCCCGAGAGTGAGTTTGTTCTCTTGATACATCCGTTTATATCCTCTATGATTTTGAAATTTTTCCATCATTAGACCTCAATACCTTTCTTTGTATTAGATAGAATAATAATCATCATTTGATGAAGAATTGATGCTTCATTCGATCACTCATCCATGCCGATTGTCGGCTAAGGCGAGTGATCGTTCTGTCTATTCCAAGCCTCATATTGTTCCAAAGAATATTTTTAAATTATCCATTTAGGTTGCTTTTCATTACGAATGATAAAGCGTGCCATGGATCCGCGAATATTAAGCGACAATAGAGTCAGAAGCATCTTCTTTTCTCACCTTATCGATAATTCCGCTGCCAAGACAAACATCATTGTCATAAAATACGACGACTTGTCCCGGTGTCACCGCTTTTATCGGTTGTTCATATTCCACTAAAGCGGTTTTGTCAGGACGAACATGCACTTTTACTTTTTGGTCTTCTTGACGATATCTGAATTTGGCCGTACAAGAGAATGATCGTGGACTGTCATCTCCGCTGATAAAGTGTACGTCGGAAACGATGGCAGCATTTGAGAAAAGGGCCGGATGGTCTTTGCCTTGAGCGACGATTAACGTATTGTTATTTAAATCTTTATCTACGACAAACCAAGGTTCGCCGTTGCCTTTTGCTCCGATACCGAGTCCTCTTCTTTGTCCGATCGTATAGTACATTAATCCTTCATGCCGTCCCAGCACTTCTCCATTGATCGAGCGAATGACTCCGGGTTGTGCAGGAAGAAAATTCTTTAAAAAACTTTTGAAGTTTCTTTCTCCGATAAAACAAATACCGGTGCTATCTTTTTTATTGGCAGTAAAAAGGTTTAATTCCTTAGCGATTTTTCGCACTTCATCTTTCGTTAACTCTCCGAGCGGGAATAGAACTTTTGATAATTGTTCTTTCGTTAATTGACTCAAAAAATAGCTTTGGTCTTTTTTTGAATCTTTTCCTCTCAATAAATGGATTTCGCCGTTTTCTCTATTGACTCTGGCATAATGTCCCGTCGCGATGTAATCTGCATCTAAAGACAGAGCAAAGTCTATAAAGGCTTTAAATTTGATTTCCGCATTACACAAAACATCTGGATTGGGGGTTCTTCCTAATTTCAGTTCTTCCAAAAAATAAGTGAAGACTCGATCCCAGTATTCTTTTTCAAAATTGACACTGTAGTAAGGGATTCCTAGTTGATTCGAAACTTTTTTTACATCTTCATAGTCTTCCGTAGCTGTGCAGACACCATCATCATTTTTGTCATCCCAATTCTTCATAAAAACGCCTATAACTTCATATCCTTCTTTTTTAAGAAGGTAGGCAGCAACGGAAGAATCGACTCCTCCTGACATTCCTACAACGACTCTTTTCTTTCGACTCATGATTACCACCTTAACTGAAATATTTTTTATTACAGTTTCCGTTAAAAAAAAATTATCTTTTATTAATTTTATTTATAATATCTTGTATCGTAATCCCCTTTAAATAATTCATCAGATGTTTCTCGGCATCGTCAAAAATATTGATCAGTATGGAAGACAAATTTTTTCCTACAATACAGTTTTCATTTGCTTCGGGACATTTTGGTACCAGTGTGCCTTCGCTCGTAAGCATAAAGATTTTGTCTAATGTGATATTTTCCGCTTTTTCTTTTAAAGAAAATCCTCCTTTTGCTCCTTCTTTTGATAAGATAATTCCTTCTTTTCGAAGCAAACTTAAAATTTTTCTTAATCGTGCAGGATGAACAGTTACGCTGTGGGCAATGTCTTCGCTCGTTACAATCTGTTCAGATCTTGTGGCCAAATAAGTAACGCAGTGGACTGCAATAGAAAAATCACTATTCAATCGTATTACCTTCTTCCTAAATGTAATAATAAATATTACAGTTAACTATGTCAACCTATTAATTTTCATCCTTATCGTTGAAATGATGAAATTGTAAACTTTTAAGATTAAAGTGATGGATCATGATGGTATTAATCTTGCGGATTGTTAAGAATGCACGATCCATTGGGCACCCACATTCATTTTATTAAATCCATCGTACGAGAGCAAGGACGTATCAGGCATGAGCATATGGAGCACCGAGAAAAAGAGATATCATCGTGCCTTCATGTGGGAATGTTTAAAGAGTTGCCTGATTTGAAATCTATTTAGAATTAAAAGAAAATTCCTGAATGCCGTGTCTAATCTACAAATATACTGTATAAGAAACCATTTGATTCGAGGATGGGGAATCGATTCGTACAATCCTTAATGAACACTGGCTCTTTAAATGACCAACAGAGAAGAACGGACAGGTGATATCCAATTATTTCCATCTGTCTATCTACACCCAAGTCACCCCAGTCATAAGAGCCGTCCATCATTTTTCCATATCATCATTGCGTTTGGAAAATTCGGGAATAGATTCCAATCACAATCCAAAGGTGTGGTCATATGTCTTTTTCACCAAAAGCGATGATTCGTTTTAATAAAAAAACGAAAGAGTTTCACCTTCAAGGAAAAGATTTCAGCTACATTATCAAAATTTTGAAAAACAACCAGCTAGGGCAACTATATTTCGGAAAAAAAATACGCGACCGAAAGTCTTTTTCCCATCTATATTCAATTCGATCAAGGCCTTTGGTTGCCTGTGTGTATGAGGGGGATTCGTTTTCCCTTGATACTTTAAAACAAGAGTATCCTTCTTATGGTACGACTGATTTTCGTGAGCCCGCGTTTCAAATTCTTCAGGAAAATGGAAGCCGTATTACGAATTTTGAATATCAACATCATAAAATTTATAAAGGAAAGCCGAAATTAGAGGGGCTGCCGGCAACGTATGTGGAAAAAGGCGAAGAGGCGATTACGCTTGAAATTTCGTTGTACGATAAACTGATCGACACCGAAATTCAATTGCTTTACACGGTTTTTAGCGAGTGGAACGCCTTGGCTCGAAGTGCGAGAGTGGTCAATCATGGCCAGCAAGCTTTAAACTTGACCAGAATAATGAGCGCCAGCATCGATTTTTTCGACTCACAATTTGAAATGGTTCACCTCTCCGGATCATGGGGGAGGGAGAGATATGTGAAAATGAGAAAATTACAACCTGGCATTCAGAGTATTTCGAGCACACGGGGGGCGAGCAGTTCACAGCAAAATCCCTTTATCGCTTTGAAAAGACCGGACGCCACAGAACACCGAGGGGAAGTATATGGGTTTAGCCTCGTCTACAGCGGAAATTTTTTGGCACAGGTGGAGGTCGATCATTACGATGTCGCTCGTGTCACAATGGGCATCCATCCTTTTGATTTTAACTGGCTTTTAGGACAAGGAGAAAGTTTTCAAACGCCGGAAGTGGTGATGGTCTACTCTGATCAAGGACTGAATGGGATGAGCCAAACGTATCATCAGTTATATCGCACGAGATTAGCAAAAGGTTATTGGCGAGACAAAGAAAGACCGGTGCTTATTAATAACTGGGAAGCCACTTATTTTCATTTTGATGAAGAAAAACTCATTAAGATTGCTAAAACAGCGAAAGAGTTGGGCATTGAACTGTTTGTTTTGGATGACGGCTGGTTCGGAAAGCGAAATGACAGTAAAACCTCGCTCGGAGACTGGTTTGTGAATAATCGAAAGCTGCCTAGCGGAATCGCAGGGCTGGCTCAAAAGATCAATGACTTAGGAATGAAGTTTGGACTTTGGTTTGAGCCTGAAATGGTTTCCAAAGCTAGCCGATTATACGAACAACATCCGGATTGGGTGATCAAAGTGCCGGGACGGAGGATGTCCCAAGGGAGAAATCAGTATGTATTGGATTTCTCAAGAAAAGAAGTGGTCGATCATATTTATGGAATGATGGCCCAAATTCTTCGGGAAGCACCGATTTCTTATGTGAAGTGGGACATGAATCGCTATATGACAGAAATTGGATCGGCTGATTTACCTCCTGAACGTCAAAGAGAAGTTCCCCATCGTTATATTTTAGGTGTGTATGATCTATACGAAAGATTGACGACGGAATTCCCGCATGTCCTTTTTGAGTCTAGTGCTGCCGGCGGGGCCAGGTTTGATCCGGGAATGTTATATTATGCGCCGCAAACATGGACGAGTGACAACACAGATGCGATCGAACGTTTGAAAATTCAATACGGAACTTCTTTTCTCTATCCTTTAAGCGCAATCGGCGCCCATGTTACGTCTGTTCCGAATCATCAAGTCAAAAGGATCACGAGTCTTGAGGCAAGAGCACATGTGGCGTTCTTCGGAGTATTTGGCTACGAGCTGGATGTCACGAAGCTATCAGAGAAAGACAAACAAAAAGTCAAAGAACAGATTGCCTTTTATAAGAAAAATAGGAAATGGATCATGAATGGAACGTTCTATCGAATAAGAAGCCCTTTTGAAGACGATGGCAACATCGTAAGCTGGATGGTAGTTTCTGAAGATCAAAAAGAGGCGCTTGTTGGGTATTATCAAGTGTTGGGAACAGCTAATCCGGGATTTTCCCGTATTTTGTTAAAAGGTTTGCGAACAGATTATGAGTATGAAATCGAAGGAATAGACGGTACGTATTTTGGAGATGAACTGATGTACGTCGGCCTTCTGTTGGAAGATGCAAAGGGAAAAGGGGACTTCTACTCCAAAATTTATAAATTAAAGGCCATTCAAAGTGATGAAAAAGTGGGGATGAAAAATAGATGAAACGACGGATGGCCTCCTTAGATGATTGAAAAAGGAAAATACATTTTTTAAATAGAATGTGACGCAGCATAATGGGTTGATTTACGGTTGCTTTATTTGACAAAATGGCGCTTTTTCAACATGATTGTAGATGGAATATTTCGCTGAACGGGCTTGTGATCCCTTATCGGAATTCCTATTAGGATGCCCGACTACACGTGAACGAGTTTTCTTTAAGCTAAGGGAATCACGATTCGAAAAAGCCCGGTTTCGTTTCATATCCATCCAGGGAGACCCTCGAATGACCGGCTTCTCCCTGGATGGTGGATATTTCATTATATTTTATTGGATAAAGGAGCTTTTTTTATGACGTCACGATCTATTTCCCCTGATTTTGACCCGTGGGAA of the Bacillus smithii genome contains:
- the mnmA gene encoding tRNA 2-thiouridine(34) synthase MnmA, producing MSRKKRVVVGMSGGVDSSVAAYLLKKEGYEVIGVFMKNWDDKNDDGVCTATEDYEDVKKVSNQLGIPYYSVNFEKEYWDRVFTYFLEELKLGRTPNPDVLCNAEIKFKAFIDFALSLDADYIATGHYARVNRENGEIHLLRGKDSKKDQSYFLSQLTKEQLSKVLFPLGELTKDEVRKIAKELNLFTANKKDSTGICFIGERNFKSFLKNFLPAQPGVIRSINGEVLGRHEGLMYYTIGQRRGLGIGAKGNGEPWFVVDKDLNNNTLIVAQGKDHPALFSNAAIVSDVHFISGDDSPRSFSCTAKFRYRQEDQKVKVHVRPDKTALVEYEQPIKAVTPGQVVVFYDNDVCLGSGIIDKVRKEDASDSIVA
- a CDS encoding RrF2 family transcriptional regulator; the encoded protein is MNSDFSIAVHCVTYLATRSEQIVTSEDIAHSVTVHPARLRKILSLLRKEGIILSKEGAKGGFSLKEKAENITLDKIFMLTSEGTLVPKCPEANENCIVGKNLSSILINIFDDAEKHLMNYLKGITIQDIINKINKR
- a CDS encoding alpha-galactosidase, coding for MSFSPKAMIRFNKKTKEFHLQGKDFSYIIKILKNNQLGQLYFGKKIRDRKSFSHLYSIRSRPLVACVYEGDSFSLDTLKQEYPSYGTTDFREPAFQILQENGSRITNFEYQHHKIYKGKPKLEGLPATYVEKGEEAITLEISLYDKLIDTEIQLLYTVFSEWNALARSARVVNHGQQALNLTRIMSASIDFFDSQFEMVHLSGSWGRERYVKMRKLQPGIQSISSTRGASSSQQNPFIALKRPDATEHRGEVYGFSLVYSGNFLAQVEVDHYDVARVTMGIHPFDFNWLLGQGESFQTPEVVMVYSDQGLNGMSQTYHQLYRTRLAKGYWRDKERPVLINNWEATYFHFDEEKLIKIAKTAKELGIELFVLDDGWFGKRNDSKTSLGDWFVNNRKLPSGIAGLAQKINDLGMKFGLWFEPEMVSKASRLYEQHPDWVIKVPGRRMSQGRNQYVLDFSRKEVVDHIYGMMAQILREAPISYVKWDMNRYMTEIGSADLPPERQREVPHRYILGVYDLYERLTTEFPHVLFESSAAGGARFDPGMLYYAPQTWTSDNTDAIERLKIQYGTSFLYPLSAIGAHVTSVPNHQVKRITSLEARAHVAFFGVFGYELDVTKLSEKDKQKVKEQIAFYKKNRKWIMNGTFYRIRSPFEDDGNIVSWMVVSEDQKEALVGYYQVLGTANPGFSRILLKGLRTDYEYEIEGIDGTYFGDELMYVGLLLEDAKGKGDFYSKIYKLKAIQSDEKVGMKNR